In Thermococcus stetteri, the following proteins share a genomic window:
- a CDS encoding magnesium-dependent phosphatase-1 has product MRLLVLDLDGTLWDHEDASRLTPPYEFHGDYLVDAYGEELHLFPGVREFLDWASERFLLSIASWNVEERVRPILEGFGLWDYFLFPKIEGHPNKADMIRRTIEELESIGYTIDDVIYVDDRAIHMDKIKRELPEVDFIHMWVDVKSFEELKQLLEKLD; this is encoded by the coding sequence ATGAGGCTTCTCGTTCTCGACTTGGACGGAACCCTATGGGACCATGAGGATGCTTCCCGCCTTACCCCGCCCTACGAGTTTCATGGTGATTACCTCGTCGATGCCTACGGTGAGGAACTGCACCTTTTTCCAGGCGTCCGCGAGTTTCTTGACTGGGCCAGCGAACGCTTTCTCCTCTCAATAGCCAGCTGGAACGTGGAGGAAAGAGTGAGGCCCATCCTCGAAGGCTTTGGTCTCTGGGACTACTTCCTGTTCCCGAAAATCGAGGGACACCCCAACAAGGCGGACATGATACGGAGAACCATCGAAGAGCTCGAATCGATCGGCTACACCATCGATGACGTCATCTATGTCGATGACAGGGCAATTCACATGGACAAGATCAAGAGGGAGCTCCCCGAGGTGGACTTCATCCACATGTGGGTGGATGTAAAGTCTTTTGAAGAGCTTAAACAACTCCTTGAAAAGCTGGACTGA
- the lysS gene encoding lysine--tRNA ligase: MVHWADYMAEKIIRERGDKEEYVVESGITPSGYVHIGNFREFFTAYIVGHALRDRGKKVRHIHMWDDYDRFRKVPKNVPQEWKEHLTKPVREVPDPWSCHESYADHFMSLFEEEVSKLGIEADFLHASELYKSGEYAEEIRLALEKRDEIKAILDKYREIAKQPPLEELWQPVMVYCPHCRREAEFVSWDGEWKVTYKCSHCGAEGETDIREGNVKLRWRVDWPMRWAHFRVDFEPAGKDHLAAGSSYDTGKEIAEKVFGWKAPLTLMYEFVGIKGQKGKMSGSKGNVILLSDLYEVLEPGIIRFIYAKARPNKELKIDLGLGLLNLYDEFDKVERIYFGLEHAKNPEEEEELKRTYELSMPKLPERLVAQAPFRFLVTLVQMPHLDEDGIIKVLQEQGHVPENLTDKDIERIKLRIRLARNWVEKYAPEEVKFSLLEKPPEIELRQEIREAMLEVANWIEEHERFSVDELNNAIFDTAKKRGIPSREWFKALYNVFIGKDRGPRLAPFLASLDREFVIKRLRLEG, translated from the coding sequence ATGGTTCACTGGGCTGACTACATGGCCGAGAAGATCATCAGGGAAAGGGGCGACAAGGAGGAGTACGTCGTCGAGAGCGGGATAACCCCGAGCGGTTACGTTCACATAGGCAACTTCCGCGAGTTCTTTACCGCTTACATCGTTGGGCACGCTTTGAGGGACAGAGGCAAGAAGGTTCGCCACATCCACATGTGGGACGACTACGACCGCTTTAGGAAGGTCCCCAAGAACGTCCCGCAGGAGTGGAAGGAGCACCTCACGAAGCCAGTCCGCGAGGTCCCAGACCCCTGGAGCTGTCATGAGAGCTACGCAGACCACTTCATGAGCCTCTTCGAGGAGGAGGTCTCGAAGCTCGGCATCGAGGCTGACTTCCTTCACGCGAGCGAGCTGTATAAGAGCGGCGAGTACGCCGAGGAGATAAGGCTCGCCCTCGAGAAGAGGGACGAGATAAAGGCCATCCTCGACAAATACAGGGAGATAGCAAAACAGCCACCACTCGAGGAATTATGGCAGCCGGTCATGGTCTATTGCCCACACTGCAGAAGGGAAGCCGAGTTTGTATCCTGGGACGGTGAGTGGAAGGTAACCTACAAGTGCTCCCACTGCGGCGCCGAAGGCGAGACGGACATAAGGGAAGGCAACGTTAAGCTCCGCTGGCGTGTTGACTGGCCGATGAGGTGGGCCCACTTCAGGGTTGACTTCGAGCCCGCTGGTAAGGATCACCTCGCCGCTGGGAGCTCCTACGACACAGGGAAGGAGATAGCTGAGAAGGTCTTCGGCTGGAAGGCCCCGCTCACTCTCATGTACGAGTTCGTCGGCATAAAGGGCCAGAAGGGCAAGATGAGCGGTTCAAAGGGCAACGTCATCCTGCTCAGCGACCTCTACGAGGTTCTCGAACCTGGGATAATCCGCTTCATCTACGCGAAGGCTCGTCCGAACAAGGAGCTCAAGATAGACCTCGGCCTCGGTCTTCTCAACCTCTACGACGAGTTCGACAAGGTCGAGAGGATATACTTCGGCCTCGAGCACGCCAAGAACCCGGAGGAAGAGGAGGAGCTGAAGAGGACGTATGAGCTTTCGATGCCGAAGCTCCCGGAGAGGCTGGTGGCACAGGCACCCTTCCGCTTCCTGGTTACTCTCGTTCAGATGCCGCACCTCGACGAGGACGGGATAATAAAGGTTCTTCAGGAGCAGGGCCACGTCCCAGAGAACCTCACCGATAAGGACATCGAGAGGATAAAGCTCCGCATACGCCTGGCCAGGAACTGGGTCGAGAAGTACGCGCCGGAGGAGGTTAAGTTCTCTCTCCTCGAAAAGCCGCCTGAGATCGAGCTCAGGCAGGAGATCAGAGAAGCCATGCTCGAAGTTGCCAATTGGATTGAGGAGCACGAGAGGTTTAGCGTCGATGAGCTGAACAACGCCATCTTCGACACTGCAAAGAAGCGCGGGATTCCGAGCAGGGAGTGGTTCAAGGCACTATACAACGTCTTCATCGGCAAGGACAGGGGGCCGAGGCTGGCACCGTTCCTGGCTTCCCTCGACAGGGAGTTCGTCATTAAGAGGCTGAGGCTGGAGGGTTAA
- a CDS encoding DUF366 family protein, producing MELLIVKDKRIDYDGSAIQSHWAYRNFGVLGNSIVIFRGKCDVKVEEMIDIEDLRQSKEIKSDDMVHYIIEVFDLVNTLFASTLQKLFIAKLCEVLSEYGVKTERKGDDIYVNGKKLSISIATVSPVSVKIHIGINVEARGIPEGVDAIGLKELGITDVDKFMERTGRALVEEFNKVKKDSLKVRWAQ from the coding sequence ATGGAACTTCTCATCGTCAAGGACAAAAGAATAGACTACGACGGCTCTGCTATCCAGAGCCACTGGGCCTACAGGAACTTTGGAGTCCTTGGAAACTCGATAGTGATCTTCCGAGGGAAGTGCGACGTTAAAGTTGAGGAGATGATTGACATCGAAGACCTCCGCCAGAGCAAGGAGATAAAGAGCGACGACATGGTGCACTACATCATCGAGGTTTTTGACCTTGTAAACACACTCTTTGCCTCGACGCTCCAGAAGCTTTTCATAGCGAAGCTGTGCGAGGTTCTGTCTGAATACGGAGTAAAGACTGAAAGGAAGGGCGATGACATCTATGTGAACGGAAAGAAGCTCAGTATCTCGATAGCCACCGTTTCCCCGGTTAGCGTGAAGATACACATCGGTATAAACGTTGAGGCTAGGGGAATTCCAGAGGGTGTTGACGCGATAGGCCTGAAGGAGCTTGGAATAACCGACGTTGATAAGTTTATGGAAAGAACTGGGAGAGCACTCGTCGAGGAGTTTAACAAGGTAAAGAAGGACAGCCTCAAGGTCAGGTGGGCTCAGTAG
- a CDS encoding PhoI, with protein sequence MEVGLLRSQVFFPASLEIQEELLKAGFKVPYDKESGRKTPVPVVVSSRERRKVRGLRLLKAKDYESDRKFALLPEGKAVLELDVTEKGFLMLKPKLMEYHLEEMGFLSVPPRLWGTWASFSLPFSAYESIVEELSAFRDDAKGIQLASKGSGSRIEVHAYKGRSRKDLGIPVFGYALGLHGLTLADEYFREKARENDVPEERLRYLKLGLKKRKETKAGLKVGVVWENGKPTEITLKLTTTEPRVRIQGLYGELIGKSRGELTRTDDWYVVVHARDFINALEAVRKAFG encoded by the coding sequence GTGGAAGTTGGACTGCTGAGGAGTCAGGTCTTCTTTCCAGCGTCGCTGGAGATACAGGAAGAGCTCCTGAAGGCTGGCTTTAAGGTGCCCTACGACAAGGAAAGCGGGAGAAAAACGCCAGTTCCGGTCGTCGTCAGCTCAAGGGAGAGGAGAAAGGTTAGAGGGTTGCGGTTGCTGAAGGCAAAGGACTACGAAAGCGACAGGAAGTTTGCCCTCCTCCCAGAGGGGAAGGCAGTGCTCGAACTCGATGTAACTGAGAAGGGCTTTCTCATGCTGAAGCCAAAGCTTATGGAGTACCACCTTGAAGAGATGGGATTCCTATCAGTACCGCCGCGGCTCTGGGGGACGTGGGCGAGCTTTTCGCTTCCATTTTCGGCGTATGAGAGCATCGTTGAAGAGCTCAGTGCCTTCAGAGATGACGCTAAAGGCATTCAGCTCGCTTCAAAGGGTTCTGGGAGCAGGATAGAGGTCCATGCCTACAAGGGAAGAAGCAGAAAAGACCTCGGAATACCCGTCTTTGGATATGCCCTGGGACTGCACGGGCTGACCCTAGCAGATGAGTACTTCAGGGAAAAGGCCAGAGAGAACGATGTTCCAGAGGAGAGGCTCCGCTACCTAAAGCTCGGGCTGAAGAAGAGGAAGGAGACGAAAGCGGGCTTGAAAGTCGGAGTGGTCTGGGAAAACGGAAAGCCGACCGAGATAACCCTGAAGCTCACGACCACAGAGCCGAGGGTGAGGATACAGGGGCTCTACGGAGAGTTGATCGGGAAGTCGAGGGGAGAGCTGACGAGAACAGATGACTGGTACGTTGTTGTACATGCTAGAGACTTCATAAACGCCCTTGAGGCAGTGCGTAAGGCCTTCGGATGA
- a CDS encoding beta-ribofuranosylaminobenzene 5'-phosphate synthase family protein — MRIRAPAHLHTGNPDLSGDMGRLYGTVGFAIETPSLEVEVRKSDRDRSNDNDALKFLNRFREAYEFPPVEITVHRYIPKWVGIGFHTTLALTLGAAISKLYGLGLSLEDVALAMRRGLITALGFYAVKVGGFIYEAGFPVDKREKVVPPLIFRGEMPDNWLFVVAIPETPRKALAEVRKREDEILGNLKNMPPELADRLSRIVLMKILPAFVEGDIKTFGEGLYQFNHLLGEFWSDYQENVYCCDIVNEGIKLMLDRAYCACQTSWGPTFYGLVDGIEQAERLKAEVEVFLRENGDGGEVFVTKADNRGMVVLDG; from the coding sequence ATCAGGATCAGAGCACCAGCCCATCTTCATACCGGAAACCCCGACCTCAGCGGCGACATGGGGAGGCTCTACGGGACCGTTGGTTTTGCCATTGAGACTCCTTCTCTGGAGGTTGAAGTTAGGAAGTCTGATAGGGATCGTTCGAACGACAACGACGCTTTGAAGTTTTTAAACCGCTTTAGAGAGGCTTATGAGTTTCCACCCGTTGAGATCACAGTTCACAGGTACATACCCAAGTGGGTTGGGATTGGTTTTCACACGACCCTTGCGCTAACCCTGGGGGCGGCCATATCCAAACTTTACGGCCTCGGCCTGTCGCTTGAGGACGTTGCTTTGGCCATGCGCAGGGGTTTGATAACCGCTCTGGGCTTCTACGCTGTTAAAGTGGGAGGCTTCATCTACGAGGCCGGCTTCCCGGTTGATAAGCGGGAAAAAGTCGTCCCCCCGCTGATATTTAGGGGGGAGATGCCCGATAACTGGCTCTTCGTGGTTGCCATCCCGGAGACGCCGAGAAAGGCTTTAGCAGAGGTCAGGAAGAGGGAGGATGAGATACTCGGAAACCTGAAGAATATGCCGCCGGAGCTGGCCGACAGGCTTTCAAGGATAGTACTCATGAAGATCCTTCCTGCCTTCGTTGAGGGGGACATTAAAACCTTTGGAGAGGGCCTCTACCAGTTCAACCATCTACTCGGCGAGTTCTGGAGCGATTACCAAGAGAACGTCTACTGCTGTGACATCGTGAACGAGGGAATCAAGCTGATGCTCGATAGGGCCTACTGTGCCTGCCAGACAAGCTGGGGACCGACTTTCTACGGCCTTGTTGATGGTATTGAGCAGGCTGAAAGGCTCAAGGCAGAGGTTGAAGTCTTCCTGAGGGAAAACGGAGATGGTGGTGAGGTTTTCGTCACGAAGGCCGACAACAGGGGGATGGTGGTGCTGGATGGTTAA
- a CDS encoding class I SAM-dependent methyltransferase encodes MGFVEYYSAFKAYSDINSDEYRKRIENIEPLLMKFMKTRGRVLDLACGVGGFSFLLEDLGFEVVGLDNSKFMLEKAREFAKERESRVEFIEGDARQLPFENDSFDYVLFIDSLVHFEPPELSRVFREAARVLKPGGRFILQFTDLRTLLPVLMNGQVVGAEYWVNKVLPDPEEKTVVIEFQSEKDSFRVRFNVWGKVAVELLAKLYFRKIGEEKLNEHSYFQVYEPKK; translated from the coding sequence ATGGGGTTTGTAGAGTACTACTCAGCATTTAAAGCCTACAGCGACATAAACTCCGACGAGTACAGGAAGAGGATAGAGAACATAGAGCCGCTACTCATGAAGTTCATGAAGACGAGGGGCAGAGTTCTCGACCTCGCCTGCGGTGTTGGGGGCTTCTCGTTCCTTCTAGAGGACCTCGGGTTTGAGGTAGTTGGCCTTGATAACAGCAAGTTTATGCTGGAAAAGGCCAGGGAGTTTGCGAAAGAGAGGGAGTCTCGTGTAGAGTTCATCGAGGGTGACGCGAGGCAGCTCCCATTCGAAAACGACAGCTTTGACTACGTACTCTTCATAGACAGCCTCGTGCACTTCGAGCCACCTGAGCTGAGCAGGGTATTCAGAGAGGCCGCAAGGGTGTTGAAACCGGGAGGGAGGTTCATACTTCAGTTCACGGACCTAAGGACGCTCCTTCCCGTACTCATGAACGGCCAGGTAGTGGGTGCTGAGTACTGGGTAAACAAGGTTCTGCCGGATCCGGAAGAAAAGACCGTCGTCATAGAATTCCAGAGCGAAAAGGACTCGTTCAGAGTGAGGTTCAACGTCTGGGGTAAGGTAGCGGTGGAACTGCTTGCGAAGCTCTACTTCAGGAAAATAGGGGAAGAAAAGCTGAACGAGCACTCCTACTTCCAGGTCTATGAGCCAAAGAAATAG
- a CDS encoding DUF1464 family protein, translated as MVKAVGIDSGTKSMDIFGFDDETGEIIIDASVDRNRVTENPGIIIDILREVQEERGKIDAIVGSCGYGIPLKPAREATDAEIALATFITEADVRRRLKIVGLRELMLMMREAEDLNIYFTPGVIHLPTVPEWRKANRIDLGTADKVFTAALSIVREAERKGVPYSETNLIAVEIGFAYTSAMAVKNGQIVDGMAGTAGFPGYLGMGFMDGELAYALANALEDFGKMVLFQGGVAYVAGVDPFSVSPEEFVRLAKEDGKVREGYEAMIEAVVKDVFALLSSVKPDSIYLSGRFSRIPEFFRDVKAALEEAFEGYGFSVDVLKLESRARAKEAAEGSAVIANGIAGGKYRELVETLRLRESSGSIFDWVKLKEREKLRIFEKLII; from the coding sequence ATGGTTAAGGCGGTTGGAATAGACTCTGGAACGAAGAGTATGGATATTTTCGGCTTCGACGACGAGACCGGAGAAATCATAATAGACGCTTCCGTGGACAGGAACCGCGTTACTGAAAATCCGGGGATAATCATTGACATTCTCAGGGAGGTTCAGGAGGAACGCGGGAAGATAGACGCTATAGTCGGTTCCTGCGGCTACGGAATTCCCTTAAAACCCGCCAGGGAAGCCACCGATGCCGAGATAGCCCTGGCGACTTTCATAACGGAGGCCGACGTGAGGAGGAGGCTCAAGATAGTTGGCCTCAGGGAACTGATGCTCATGATGCGAGAAGCTGAAGACTTGAACATCTACTTCACCCCGGGAGTCATACACCTCCCGACGGTTCCCGAGTGGAGGAAGGCCAACAGGATCGACCTTGGCACAGCTGACAAGGTCTTCACCGCGGCTCTATCCATCGTCAGGGAGGCGGAGAGGAAGGGAGTGCCCTATTCCGAGACCAACCTCATAGCAGTCGAGATAGGCTTCGCCTATACTTCCGCAATGGCAGTTAAGAACGGCCAGATCGTTGACGGAATGGCCGGCACCGCTGGATTCCCGGGCTACCTAGGAATGGGCTTCATGGACGGCGAGCTGGCCTATGCCCTGGCGAACGCCCTTGAGGACTTTGGGAAGATGGTGCTCTTCCAGGGTGGAGTGGCCTACGTGGCTGGAGTAGACCCCTTCAGCGTCTCCCCCGAGGAGTTCGTCAGGCTGGCAAAGGAAGACGGGAAAGTAAGAGAGGGCTACGAGGCTATGATAGAGGCCGTAGTCAAGGACGTCTTTGCCCTGCTCTCCTCTGTAAAGCCAGATTCGATCTACCTGAGCGGCCGTTTCTCGAGGATTCCAGAGTTCTTCAGGGACGTCAAGGCTGCACTTGAGGAGGCCTTCGAAGGCTACGGCTTCTCCGTTGATGTTCTCAAGCTCGAGAGTCGGGCAAGGGCGAAGGAAGCGGCAGAGGGAAGCGCTGTAATAGCGAACGGCATTGCAGGTGGAAAATACAGGGAGCTCGTTGAGACCCTCAGGCTGAGGGAAAGCTCAGGCTCCATCTTTGACTGGGTCAAGCTGAAGGAGAGGGAAAAGCTCAGGATATTCGAGAAACTAATAATCTGA
- a CDS encoding indolepyruvate oxidoreductase subunit beta has translation MEFNLIITGVGGQGGLTLSRIVGNAAMVEGYNVRIGETLGMSQRYGSVLSYLRFGEEVYSPLIEEGEADLMLALEPAEALRNARFLSRKSYSIINAYPIHTATTLVGKERYPELGEIKEAIGRICPVDMLNFQKEADKINPRTLGVLMLGYAFGKGLVPLKKESIIEGIKLTLREKLWEMNFRAFERGIELSKE, from the coding sequence ATGGAGTTCAACCTCATCATAACCGGCGTGGGCGGTCAGGGTGGTCTAACGCTCTCTCGCATAGTCGGGAACGCGGCCATGGTAGAAGGTTACAACGTCAGAATCGGCGAGACGCTCGGAATGAGCCAGCGCTACGGGAGTGTCCTGAGCTATCTCCGCTTCGGTGAGGAAGTGTACTCCCCACTCATTGAGGAGGGCGAAGCGGATTTAATGCTTGCCCTCGAGCCGGCGGAAGCCCTGAGGAACGCCCGCTTCCTGAGCAGGAAGAGCTACTCGATAATAAACGCCTATCCAATACACACCGCCACAACCCTCGTCGGGAAGGAGCGCTACCCGGAGCTTGGAGAGATAAAGGAGGCAATAGGTCGGATTTGTCCGGTTGACATGCTTAATTTCCAGAAAGAGGCCGACAAGATAAACCCAAGAACCCTTGGCGTTCTTATGCTCGGCTACGCCTTCGGAAAGGGCCTCGTGCCCCTCAAGAAGGAGAGCATTATCGAGGGCATCAAGCTGACCCTCAGAGAGAAGCTCTGGGAGATGAACTTCAGGGCCTTTGAGAGAGGGATCGAGCTTTCAAAAGAGTGA